Sequence from the Syngnathus acus chromosome 13, fSynAcu1.2, whole genome shotgun sequence genome:
TCAGCCTCTCGTGTCGAAAGCGGCGTCTAAGTATGCCAAAGTTCAATTTGAtttcttgtttatttcttgttttctcATTGGAAAATGGGAGCCGCTCTGCCCTGGCAACAAAAGTAGGCTATTTGCATACCGCCTTGTGATTGGCCTGTGCGTTGATGGGCTTGCCAAATCACGCTGTATCTCTGTGGTGATAGGCTATGCTAATTAGGTGCTGTTGCTGGGATTCTGAATAGTGGTTACTGTGGAGCGCTGCTGAATTGTGTTGTGTGCTGAGAGATGCTGATAGCTCAACGTgctatttcatattttttttttcccccccccattccTTCTGCCTTAAAATGAAGGATGATTCACTGTACAGTATGCCGGGCCTTTCTTTTCACCCCTTTTTACTCTGCAGCCTGCTCATGCGCTGCCCTTTTTCTCCTTGCATCTTGCTCATGCAACCAATAGGATTTATTTTACTCGTTCAATTTGATGCTTTAAAAGCAACGTGTTAATTTTGTCGCATATATGCCATTTCACTGCGATTATCCTCCTCCCATTTTGTCTGCAAATCTGTCAGTTCGGCTGTATCACACTGATCATTTCAATACACGCGTCAATATTAAATATTgcttacatttcatttttgcaccGTTTTTCCCTCATTTAAGAGCACACATGCAGATCTATGCTTACCTGTTGGAAAAGCAAATGAGTAGTTGATCTATGAATACAGGGCACATTGTCCTGTATGTCGTGTGTGTGAAAAGTAAATACTACCCCTCTGCATTGTAATGACACATTGTCATGGTTAGTCTCTTTGTTTTGATGGCATATCTCGCCGGCGCGGCGACTCAAGGCAAGGTGCTAATGTCTTGCAGGAGGAGAGACTTCAGCATGCAAACCTTCGTCTGTCCGGCTTGCGCCCTCTTTTTCTTTACACACTGCTGGTCTTCAGATGGCTGCTCCAATGCCCCATACGCACCAGCAGTACAGTGAGCGCCACCAGCCAAGCACTGACCAATCTGTTACGGTCTTACCGTACAGCGACCAGACGACACAGCTCACTGCCAATCAGGTACAGGGACACATCCCAAGTAGCTCCAAAGCGCCGCTCAATAACGGTGGCGCTTGAATTGTTGACCAAAGGACAAACATGTCATTTATGATCTGTTATGTAACATTTTTGATACTTCAGAGGCACATGCCCCAGTGCTTTCGTGACCCAACTTCAGCTCCCCTGAGGAAGCTCTCCATTGACCTTatcaaaacatacaaacacatcaatgagGTCAGTCGGAGCATTCTGAAGCAATGACATGAATCCCAAattaatgttgttgttgttgttgtttctttccgCCCCtaaactttgtttttctttctcccttcAGGTGTATTATGCAAAAAAGAAGCGGCGGCACCAACAGGGTCAGGGCGAAGACTCCagtcacaaaaaagaaaggaaggtCTTCAATGATGGCTATGACGATGATAACTATGACTACATCGTCAAGAATGGGGAGAAGTGGATGGACCGATATGAGATTGATTCCTTGATAGGAAAAGGATCATTTGGACAGGTGGGTACTGCTGCTACGCGTTTGTTAGCTAAGCGTAAATCATCAGCTATTTTCAGTATTTTAACCGTCGTCATTTAAGTCAAACTTTAGCCGACCGTTGaacgtctttctttttttttttaggttgtgAAAGCGTACGACCGAGCGGAGCAGGAATGGGTTGCAATTAAGATCATCAAGAACAAGAAAGCTTTCCTCAATCAAGCCCAGATTGAAGTGCGCCTCCTAGAGCTTATGAATAAACATGACACCGAGATGAAATACTACATTGGTAAATAAACACTCGCTTCCAATCCGTTCAGTCACACACTCCAAATTCTTGTAACGCCTGGACACAACCGTCTCTTTCCCACAGTTCACCTGAAGCGGCACTTCATGTTTCGGAACCACCTCTGCCTCGTGTTTGAGATGCTTTCATATAACCTGTACGACCTGCTCCGAAATACCAACTTCCGCGGCGTCTCGCTCAACCTCACCCGGAAGTTCGCTCAGCAGCTATGCACGGCGCTGCTGTTCCTGGCCACGCCCGAGCTCAGCATCATCCACTGTGACCTGAAGCCCGAGAACATCCTGCTCTGCAACCCGAAGAGGAGTGCCATCAAAATAGTGGACTTTGGCAGCTCGTGCCAGCTGGGACAACGGGTACCTAATGCTCTTTGGCATGACCGCGTCGCGTGCAGGATTCCAAATGTATACAAAGTGCtaattgtttgtctttgtccgTGCAGATATACCAGTATATCCAAAGTCGCTTCTACCGCTCCCCAGAGGTGCTTCTGGGAATGCCCTACGACCTGGCCATCGACATGTGGTCCTTGGGTTGCATCTTGGTGGAGATGCATACAGGAGAGCCTCTCTTCAGTGGAGCCAATGAGGTATATGGAAGACCATTATCCAACAGATCATGTCCACGCCCGTTGTTTTGTCACGTGGGTCAATATCGCCATACCTGCACACCTTTTGTCATTATGAAAATGTGGTgggacatttacattttaaagtctCATTTTATGGGCAGTAGTCACAGGCAGATGCAGAAGTCTCTGAAAATGCGTCTCTTCCTTTGTGACTTTTCTTAATTGGATGTACGTGATTTTTGACAATTTGTTTGATAAGCAACTTGCAATTTACATGTGCAAGTTGTCCAGGCCTGTCTTGAAATGTGTTGAACCTGATTTGTGATGACTTTCTCAGGTGGACCAGATGAACAAAATAGTGGAGGTTCTCGGCATCCCACCTAATCACATAATGGACCTAGCCCCAAAAGCCAGGAAGTTCTTTGAGAAGCTTTCAGATGGTACATGGAGTGTTAAAAAGACCAAAGATGGCAAAAGGGTAAGCGGTGATCTTTACACAATTTCTGAATCCaccaaataaaatggaaaaagataGGTcactgtcttttctttttcttttcctcgcaGTATAAACCTCCAGCTTCGCGGAAGCTCCACTCCATCCTGGGCGTGGAGACCGGGGGTCCGGGTGGGCGGCGGGCAGGCGAGTCTGGCCACGCTGTCGCCGACTACTTGAAGTTCAAGGACCTGATCCTGCGGATGCTGGACTATGACCCCAAGAGCCGCATCCAGCCCTACTATGCCCTGCAGCACAGCTTCTTCAAGAAGACGGCGGATGAGGGGACCAATACGAGCAGCAGCGTGTCGACCAGCCCCGCCTTGGAGCAGTCCCAGTCTTCGGGGACCACCTCCAGCACCTCCTCCAGTTCAGGTACATGACTCTTGAGAAAATTGAAGAGCGTTTGTTTAGGCGGTACTGCTGTAACACTTTTGATGGCTTCTTTAGGAGGCTCCTCTGGAACAAGCACCAGTGGCAGAGCGAGATCAGACCCCACCCATCACCACTTACACAGTGGAGGACATTTTGGCACTGCCATGCCAGCCATTGATGGAGACAGCCTCTGCCCACAGGTCATACTACATTCTACTACATTCCGATATTGATTGGATTTGAGTAAGGGTTCAGCGCCAATCAATTGGATGTATTTCACTCTTAAGCCGACGTAGCACTTATTTCTTTGAACCGGAGCATCACATGACGCTATCAATCGTTGTCTTTGTCAGCAGGCTCGACAGCCTTACCCGCCTCCGCTGGTGTGGGGAGGCGGCGTCGTACCGGAGTCAGTCACCGGCGAGACCCACCCAGTCCAGGAGACCACCTTCCACGTCCCCCCCCAGCACCCGAAGGCCCTGCATCCCCACTCGCACgctcatcaccaccaccacgggCCCATGATGGCCACGCGGCCGCGCCCGCGCCACTACACCTCCCCGACGCACAGCTCGTCGACCCAGGACTCCATGGAGGTGGTCCACGGCCATCTGTCCATGACCTCCCTGTCTTCCtctgcctcctcttcctcgacATCTTCCTCTTCCACCGGGAACCACGGCAACCAGGCCTACCAGCTCCGCCATTTGCCCGCCGGAGCGCTCGACTTTGGTCAGAACGGCGGGCTGAGCATGGGGCTAGGTGCCTTCTCGAACCCACGGCAGGAGACCGGCATGGCTGCGCACCCTGCTTTCTCCATGGGCACGAACACGGGGCCTGGCCACTACCTAGCCGAGGGCCACCTGAGCATGAGGCAGGGCATGGACCGGGAGGAGTCTCCAATGactggagtgtgtgtgcagcagAGTTCCATGGCCAGCTCGTGACTGCGCTGACATTTTTGGCTGTGTGTTCCCCCCTGTGCGTCATTTTTAAGGTGGTGTTTTTTACTACAAGGTGTGTTGAGAATCAAAGCTGCTCACGTCAGAAGGGAGATATCACTGAACCGCTactacagagaaaaaaaacaaacgacAAACCCTTTgttaagaagaagaagaagtatATATGTAATTGTCAGCCGATCTTTCTTTTGCGACCATTAGGCACAAAGTAATACTGCGGGATAACCATAGTGAGATTGAGACATCCATTTGACCATTTCACCACCGTACGGTATTTTGTGGCAAGGAGGAGCATTTCACGCAAAGTTTAGGCCGCCAAATGCTTGCCTGACATTACTGTTCCACTGGTTTGTCATTATTTGGCCCCgcaccccaccccccctcaagcaaaatgtcacacaAAGAAGCTGCTTGTAAATCCTGTAGCTTGACGAGGAGGGCGAGTGTTTTTTGCGGTGATACTTCTTGTCGGTGGCTAAGTCGGTGTTGTGTAACTCGACATGACAGCGGAGTTCCCTATAAGCGTGTGCTGGCCAGGCGCGGGCGGATACGGGCGGATCCAGATGCCGAGCGGGTCGGCAATGGGGGAGGCGCCCGCTCCTCGCGCCAAGACGCCCCGAGCTCCCACCCCCTCGAAAAGCGACGTCACGAGCGCAGCGGAAGGAATACAGTCGGTGGCTGGTTCGAGATAAACCCTTGGCCTTATGACTCATGGACTTGGACTGGGGATGGAGCTGGACATTATCATTTTGAATTAAGATGGCTTTTCTCTATTTTTCTCTCTAGACAGCCCTTAAttcttgaaaacattttagaagaaaaaaaaggtaaataaGAATGGTAATTTGAGGCCTTTATCGACAAAGATTTCTTCTTCAGCAGGGCCCCACATAACAGGGTCTTATTGTACACAACAACCTCCTAAACATGacttccttaaaaaaaatcttagtcACCGGTTAAGGCTTTTTTCAGTGGAAAGAACTTATCCCAGAGtcgcccttttttttttgtttttgttttttgttttttttgtttttgcatgtaGTTCCTCATCAGAACCACCTGCACAAGTCTCTccatccccccccaaaaaaacatggaaactgaagaaaaaaaaaaaacaagagttaaGTGACTGCCTTTTTTCGTCCTCAAATTATGCTGTGAATTTTACACAAATTTATTTTCCCTTTGGATATGTTTTTATACCAAAGCAGTTGTTTTATAGCATAATAGGTGTCTGTAACCAATAATGTAGCAGTTCACCACGCGTTGACATCTTATCGGGGCGTCAACACAAACAGctcctatatatgtatatgtatatatatatatatgtgtgtatatgtatatatatatatatatgtgtgtatatgtatatatatatatatatgtgtgtatatgtatatatatatatatatatgtgtatatatatatatatatatatatgtgtatatatatatatatatatgtgtatatatgtgtgtatatatatatatatatatatatatgtgtatatatatatatatatatatatatgtgtatatatatatatatatatatatatgtgtgtatatatatatatatatatatatatatatatatatatacatatatatatatacatgggCTGCTCGATTATGGATAAAATCATAATCACGATTATTTgtttaatattaaaattacGATTTACATGactgttttttaaattggaacAACGTTTATTGAACATGTTTGTAACAGTATTTATTGAACATGTTTTAAAAGAAGAACACACTCTCCTCCTGTTTGAAAATGGCCTGGAAACCCCAAATAATAACTTTCAATTATATGAATTTTGAAATCATCTGAAGCCTCAAGTGTAATCatgattaaaatttgattaattgagcagcccatatatatatatatatatatatatataaatacacattAGCAAAACTGGAGAGCGTTGTTCAGGCTATTATTGTGTACACTTTGACCACATTTGTTTGCCACCTTTTACCAAAACCTGTTTCCATAATTCGTAGATTATTTTGGGAGTcttttaaagattaaaaaaaaagttgctatGTTTATAGAATCTGGTAGTTACTCTGCAGGCTCCGGAGTAGCAAGATAGCTGATGGTGGTTTAAGAAAAttctacaaagaaaaaaaaaaagagactaatgcgttctatttgtttttctttttcttttttttctttttccccattttgattttttttttttttttgccccatcCTACATACTATTTCAAAGGGTTTTTGCTGCCTTTCATACATTTGGTCAACTTGGCTTGGATAATTGTGTTGAGTGGTCTAATGTTGTAGTTGGTAAAGGGCACATCCCCTTGATTGCTGTCTTGTTCAAAGGGACGCCCGCCATCTCATGTTTTTGCCTGGGCAGACACGCATGTCCTCAAAACattactttgttttgtttttctttcacttttttttccttttacatCAGGGATTTTGAAgtgctttctttcttccatttttctttttccttttgctcATTTTGACCAGCTTTGAAATTAGAGAGGAGACAACCTGCCCACGGCCACCTGTCCAAATGGACGACAGGCCGCTCACACGTATACGCTCAAACGAAAACATACATACGTCATTACCGTTGTGACATTTTcgaaggaaaaaacaaaacccataTGCCAAATCACGCTCCCATTAAACACCAAATATAAAGCTACCTATATTGAgactggggggggggtctatcTGGATGTCAAGGTTAATTGCAAATTTGCAATCATTTTTGTTCACACCCTCGCCGAATTTGAGATCTTTCGACACGTTGGTCGGCCGTTTTGATCGCTGCCGGCGCTCGTACTGGTACtaaacattccaaaaataaagagtgaaaaagacaaaaaaattgacTGCAGTGACTCGTAAGTGTGCGCCTATATTTCCGATCATGCTGATTGACCTCTTATTTAGAGCAGTTGTCATGAAATGCAGCCCCTTTTTAATAGTTGAAATAGaatttatgtatatatttatatttttttaataaaggaAGTATAGAACTCACTACCTTGCTCCTGCTGGTATGTTGATTATGTTTGTCAAATTGGGTGACCATTCATTGGGGCAGGAACTCCTGTTTTTTCTTAGTGGCAAAAACTTGACTGCATCAGGACAACACTATGAGGTAGGGTTTGAATCAAACAGGGAACGCTAGATCTTCAAACCTTAATAATTTTCACAGGGTATATTGTAAGTGCATGTTCATCACAAACCTTACTTTTTGGTTCTATGAGAAGCACATGGTTGGtgagtttaaaaaagaaatatatatatatatatacatatatatgtgtatatatatgtatatatattttaaaaaacgaGATAAGGTTCTATCTTTCAAACGCCTGTTCCGTTTGTGGGTTGGACACAAACATTCTTGTTGACATATCTGAACACCCAGCAGAAGTGGAAATCCTctttatttaatttggattGATCCTtgttttctccattttatacttcacttttttttccactcttctctttttttttgtacatgcaACATGCACTATAGAATTGAACAGCATGGGGGAAAAGGATAAGTCCATGTATCCACAGATTGTAAGATCTAGTCAAGACTTTGCTGTGTTTATGACAATGCCCTTTGTATTATATTAAGACAGTCTTATGTATGATATATAAAAAGAAGTTAATTGAAATGCTCCGTGTCTCTTCTTTGATTCTCATTCGCAAAGCTGTCTCATTTACAAATTATACTGCTCAATATCAAGATCCGAAATTTGCCATTGAAGCTATTTTACTGTCGTACAAACCCGCGATTTGTTGTAATTGTTCATATACATATGTTCGGCATACGTAAAATTAGTTTTGCCAATTCCATATCAGTTTCATTAAACAAGAATCTAAAGTAAATGGCGACTtggctcgttggtctaggggtatgattctcgcttcgggtgcgagaggtcccgggttcaaatcccggacgagcccgTTTTAGATTTTGCACGTTACATCAGTTTCAAAGTTAATGCCGAATCCTATGTTTTagctttaagaaaaaaaatcacttccgTAAATCGCTTTGGCTcgtggttttgttttgagatGACGTTCTAATACCCGGATGTGTAGTATTACTGCATCAAAATGCTTCTGTAAATAAAGAACTCGCATAATGTCGTCAAAATTaagggctcgtccgggatttgaacccgggacctctcgcaccctaagcgagaatcatacccctagaccaacgagccaCATAGCACAGTACGCCCAAATTAGTATTTTAAATGCAATATCAGCCTGTTGCGCTTTGGTTCTGAATTGTCTTTTCATGCATTTATCCAAAGAATCAAACTCAAAGACAAACGTGTACGTCATCACACGTCACTGTCAACTATCGCCGGCAACAGCGAGAAAACCCTGTGATCTCTGACGTAGAAATTACGTCAAGCAGAAGAGGACTCGGTTTTATTGTGATTGGTCAACGTCTTGTAGACTCAACCAATGACTGAGGCTCTTGTATGTCTCGATCCAATCATTAGCCGGAGTGCTGCGTTAAGCGGAGGGATTGCCGCTCGCGCTTCTCGCTAGTCAACAACCGTCAAATGACACACTTTTGAACTATTGCATGATTGTTGGACTCAGTCCTCCAAGACGGAGATCGGCGCAGTTTGTCTGGTTTGACAAATGTGACTTTCAGAACGAAACGATTTTTAAAAGGGTGACTAAGTCAGTCAAACGTAGTACTGGTAGCCGAGTTAGCTAACGAATTAGCTTGAAACATGCCGAATTTTTGCGCGGCCCCAAACTGCACACGGAAGAGCACACAGTCggatttggctttttttcgctttccaagaGACCCTGGAAGGTAAGCTATCATATTTTATACCGATAAACAGTAGTTGTTTAGCAAATATGGGCATCGCCTTTAAGGAAGCACAACTCACGcttgcaaacattttaatttacatACTCATGTGTTGTCATAATTACAATTACTTTCTGCACACGATAGGGTTACCCAAAAGTAAAAACCCCTTCATTCCACgacattgttattattgtcccCCGCCCCTTTTCTAACCTTGTAATGTTTTATGTTGGAACGCAGTAATCCAAGAATGTATTGTAATGTCAACAA
This genomic interval carries:
- the LOC119132302 gene encoding dual specificity tyrosine-phosphorylation-regulated kinase 1A-like isoform X1, producing the protein MTFLHKMHPGGETSACKPSSVRLAPSFSLHTAGLQMAAPMPHTHQQYSERHQPSTDQSVTVLPYSDQTTQLTANQRHMPQCFRDPTSAPLRKLSIDLIKTYKHINEVYYAKKKRRHQQGQGEDSSHKKERKVFNDGYDDDNYDYIVKNGEKWMDRYEIDSLIGKGSFGQVVKAYDRAEQEWVAIKIIKNKKAFLNQAQIEVRLLELMNKHDTEMKYYIVHLKRHFMFRNHLCLVFEMLSYNLYDLLRNTNFRGVSLNLTRKFAQQLCTALLFLATPELSIIHCDLKPENILLCNPKRSAIKIVDFGSSCQLGQRIYQYIQSRFYRSPEVLLGMPYDLAIDMWSLGCILVEMHTGEPLFSGANEVDQMNKIVEVLGIPPNHIMDLAPKARKFFEKLSDGTWSVKKTKDGKRYKPPASRKLHSILGVETGGPGGRRAGESGHAVADYLKFKDLILRMLDYDPKSRIQPYYALQHSFFKKTADEGTNTSSSVSTSPALEQSQSSGTTSSTSSSSGGSSGTSTSGRARSDPTHHHLHSGGHFGTAMPAIDGDSLCPQARQPYPPPLVWGGGVVPESVTGETHPVQETTFHVPPQHPKALHPHSHAHHHHHGPMMATRPRPRHYTSPTHSSSTQDSMEVVHGHLSMTSLSSSASSSSTSSSSTGNHGNQAYQLRHLPAGALDFGQNGGLSMGLGAFSNPRQETGMAAHPAFSMGTNTGPGHYLAEGHLSMRQGMDREESPMTGVCVQQSSMASS
- the LOC119132302 gene encoding dual specificity tyrosine-phosphorylation-regulated kinase 1A-like isoform X2, with the translated sequence MAAPMPHTHQQYSERHQPSTDQSVTVLPYSDQTTQLTANQRHMPQCFRDPTSAPLRKLSIDLIKTYKHINEVYYAKKKRRHQQGQGEDSSHKKERKVFNDGYDDDNYDYIVKNGEKWMDRYEIDSLIGKGSFGQVVKAYDRAEQEWVAIKIIKNKKAFLNQAQIEVRLLELMNKHDTEMKYYIVHLKRHFMFRNHLCLVFEMLSYNLYDLLRNTNFRGVSLNLTRKFAQQLCTALLFLATPELSIIHCDLKPENILLCNPKRSAIKIVDFGSSCQLGQRIYQYIQSRFYRSPEVLLGMPYDLAIDMWSLGCILVEMHTGEPLFSGANEVDQMNKIVEVLGIPPNHIMDLAPKARKFFEKLSDGTWSVKKTKDGKRYKPPASRKLHSILGVETGGPGGRRAGESGHAVADYLKFKDLILRMLDYDPKSRIQPYYALQHSFFKKTADEGTNTSSSVSTSPALEQSQSSGTTSSTSSSSGGSSGTSTSGRARSDPTHHHLHSGGHFGTAMPAIDGDSLCPQARQPYPPPLVWGGGVVPESVTGETHPVQETTFHVPPQHPKALHPHSHAHHHHHGPMMATRPRPRHYTSPTHSSSTQDSMEVVHGHLSMTSLSSSASSSSTSSSSTGNHGNQAYQLRHLPAGALDFGQNGGLSMGLGAFSNPRQETGMAAHPAFSMGTNTGPGHYLAEGHLSMRQGMDREESPMTGVCVQQSSMASS